One Aphelocoma coerulescens isolate FSJ_1873_10779 chromosome 8, UR_Acoe_1.0, whole genome shotgun sequence genomic region harbors:
- the SELE gene encoding E-selectin isoform X1 yields the protein MICLQFLSLLAYGLTVLQGVNGWTYHYSDTNMTYREAELWCRKKYTNLVAIQNKEEIKHLNGFLPFNPGYYWIGIRKINDVWTWTGTNKELTEEARNWASGEPNGKGNNEDCVEIYIKRGKDDGKWNDEQCEKKKVALCYTASCNPSLCSGRGECIETINNHTCHCNPGFYGPECEFVKSCDPLKKPDHGSLECHHPLGSFRYNSSCTVQCEEGYELTALESVHCTSSGVWSAPLAACKAVTCPALEMPVHGAVNCSHPSVQHTWGTTCEFTCEEGFTLTGPATLQCGSSGAWDRQQPACAAVRCEAIPWPAEGSVTCDHAPADLTSGSRCDFQCSEGYVLDGPSSTECTAQGQWSEPVPKCKAVTCPALEMPVHGAVNCSHPSVQHTWGTTCEFTCEEGFTLTGPATLQCGSSGAWDRQQPACAAVRCEAIPWPAEGSVTCDHAPADLTSGSRCDFQCSEGYVLDGPSSTECTAQGQWSEPVPKCKVIQCEPLSSPEKGSMDCSQGAGIFTYNTSCHFSCLEGWRLNGSRVLECSHSGNWSASLPTCEASDQASYISVGIAATSASLLSTASFLLWLARRFRRKGEQLVWVHWFIDLPEKFSVEGKTSKPPKPYILLFEKVVIPILS from the exons ATGATTTGCTTGCAGTTCCTATCTCTTCTTGCCTATG GACTTACAGTACTTCAGGGGGTGAATGGGTGGACATACCATTATTCAGACACAAACATGACCTAcagggaagcagagctgtgGTGCAGAAAGAAGTACACTAACCTGGTTGCCATCCAGAATAAGGAGGAAATCAAGCACCTCAATGGCTTCTTACCCTTCAATCCGGGTTACTACTGGATTGGAATCAGAAAAATTAATGATGTATGGACCTGGACTGGAACTAACAAAGAACTGACAGAAGAAGCAAGAAACTGGGCTTCAGGTGAGCCAAATGGCAAAGGGAACAACGAGGACTGCGTTGAGATCTACATCAAAAGAGGGAAGGATGACGGCAAATGGAATGATGAGCAGTGTGAGAAAAAGAAGGTCGCTTTGTGCTACACAG cttcttgcAACCCATCTCTCTGCAGTGGCCGTGGAGAATGCATAGAGACCATCAACAATCACACCTGCCATTGCAACCCTGGGTTCTATGGGCCTGAATGCGAGTTTG TTAAGAGTTGTGATCCACTAAAGAAACCTGATCATGGGAGCCTGGAGTGCCACCATCCATTGGGGAGCTTCCGCTACAACTCGTCCTGCACAGTTCAGTGTGAGGAGGGCTATGAGCTGACTGCACTGGAGTCTGTTCACTGTACCTCCTCTGGGGTCTGGTCTGCCCCCCTTGCAGCATGCAAAG CTGTGACCTGTCCTGCCTTGGAAATGCCTGTCCATGGAGCTGtgaactgctcccatccctcTGTGCAGCACACCTGGGGTACCACCTGTGAGTTCACCTGTGAGGAAGGATTTACCCTGACAGGACCAGCTACACTGCAGTGTGGGTCTTCTGGGGCCTGGGACAGGCAGCAGCCAGCCTGTGCAG CTGTGAGGTGTGAGGCTATCCCATGGCCAGCTGAAGGCTCTGTGACCTGTGACCATGCTCCTGCAGACCTCACCTCTGGCTCCCGTTGTGATTTCCAGTGCAGTGAGGGATATGTCCTGGATGGGCCATCCAGCACTGAGTGCACGGCACAGGGACAGTGGTCAGAGCCAGTGCCAAAATGCAAAG CTGTGACCTGTCCTGCCTTGGAAATGCCTGTCCATGGAGCTGtgaactgctcccatccctcTGTGCAGCACACCTGGGGTACCACCTGTGAGTTCACCTGTGAGGAAGGATTTACCCTGACAGGACCAGCTACACTGCAGTGTGGGTCTTCTGGGGCCTGGGACAGGCAGCAGCCAGCCTGTGCAG CTGTGAGGTGTGAGGCTATCCCATGGCCAGCTGAAGGCTCTGTGACCTGTGACCATGCTCCTGCAGACCTCACCTCTGGCTCCCGTTGTGATTTCCAGTGCAGTGAGGGATATGTCCTGGATGGGCCATCCAGCACTGAGTGCACGGCACAGGGACAGTGGTCAGAGCCAGTGCCAAAATGCAAAG TCATACAGTGTGAACCACTGAGCTCTCCTGAGAAAGGCTCTATGGATTGCTCCCAGGGGGCTGGGATCTTCACATACAACACCTCCTGCCACTTCAGCTGCCTTGAAGGATGGCGTCTCAATGGCTCTCGTGTTCTTGAGTGCAGCCATTCAGGAAACTGGAGTGCCAGCCTGCCCACATGTGAAG CCTCTGACCAAGCCAGCTACATCTCTGTGGGCATAGCAGCCACTTCTGCCTCTCTGCTGTCCACAGCATCATTCCTCCTTTGGCTTGCAAGGCGCTTCCGGAGAAAAGGTGAGCAGTTGGTCTGGGTCCACTGGTTTATTGACCTTCCTGAAAAATTTTCAGTGGAGggaaaaacctcaaaacctCCAAAGCCCTATATCTTGCTTTTCGAAAAAGTGGTAATTCCAATACTTAGTTAA
- the SELE gene encoding E-selectin isoform X2 — protein sequence MICLQFLSLLAYGLTVLQGVNGWTYHYSDTNMTYREAELWCRKKYTNLVAIQNKEEIKHLNGFLPFNPGYYWIGIRKINDVWTWTGTNKELTEEARNWASGEPNGKGNNEDCVEIYIKRGKDDGKWNDEQCEKKKVALCYTASCNPSLCSGRGECIETINNHTCHCNPGFYGPECEFVKSCDPLKKPDHGSLECHHPLGSFRYNSSCTVQCEEGYELTALESVHCTSSGVWSAPLAACKAVTCPALEMPVHGAVNCSHPSVQHTWGTTCEFTCEEGFTLTGPATLQCGSSGAWDRQQPACAAVRCEAIPWPAEGSVTCDHAPADLTSGSRCDFQCSEGYVLDGPSSTECTAQGQWSEPVPKCKAVTCPALEMPVHGAVNCSHPSVQHTWGTTCEFTCEEGFTLTGPATLQCGSSGAWDRQQPACAAVRCEAIPWPAEGSVTCDHAPADLTSGSRCDFQCSEGYVLDGPSSTECTAQGQWSEPVPKCKVIQCEPLSSPEKGSMDCSQGAGIFTYNTSCHFSCLEGWRLNGSRVLECSHSGNWSASLPTCEASDQASYISVGIAATSASLLSTASFLLWLARRFRRKAKKFIPYRNWQETASEGSFQSAGENV from the exons ATGATTTGCTTGCAGTTCCTATCTCTTCTTGCCTATG GACTTACAGTACTTCAGGGGGTGAATGGGTGGACATACCATTATTCAGACACAAACATGACCTAcagggaagcagagctgtgGTGCAGAAAGAAGTACACTAACCTGGTTGCCATCCAGAATAAGGAGGAAATCAAGCACCTCAATGGCTTCTTACCCTTCAATCCGGGTTACTACTGGATTGGAATCAGAAAAATTAATGATGTATGGACCTGGACTGGAACTAACAAAGAACTGACAGAAGAAGCAAGAAACTGGGCTTCAGGTGAGCCAAATGGCAAAGGGAACAACGAGGACTGCGTTGAGATCTACATCAAAAGAGGGAAGGATGACGGCAAATGGAATGATGAGCAGTGTGAGAAAAAGAAGGTCGCTTTGTGCTACACAG cttcttgcAACCCATCTCTCTGCAGTGGCCGTGGAGAATGCATAGAGACCATCAACAATCACACCTGCCATTGCAACCCTGGGTTCTATGGGCCTGAATGCGAGTTTG TTAAGAGTTGTGATCCACTAAAGAAACCTGATCATGGGAGCCTGGAGTGCCACCATCCATTGGGGAGCTTCCGCTACAACTCGTCCTGCACAGTTCAGTGTGAGGAGGGCTATGAGCTGACTGCACTGGAGTCTGTTCACTGTACCTCCTCTGGGGTCTGGTCTGCCCCCCTTGCAGCATGCAAAG CTGTGACCTGTCCTGCCTTGGAAATGCCTGTCCATGGAGCTGtgaactgctcccatccctcTGTGCAGCACACCTGGGGTACCACCTGTGAGTTCACCTGTGAGGAAGGATTTACCCTGACAGGACCAGCTACACTGCAGTGTGGGTCTTCTGGGGCCTGGGACAGGCAGCAGCCAGCCTGTGCAG CTGTGAGGTGTGAGGCTATCCCATGGCCAGCTGAAGGCTCTGTGACCTGTGACCATGCTCCTGCAGACCTCACCTCTGGCTCCCGTTGTGATTTCCAGTGCAGTGAGGGATATGTCCTGGATGGGCCATCCAGCACTGAGTGCACGGCACAGGGACAGTGGTCAGAGCCAGTGCCAAAATGCAAAG CTGTGACCTGTCCTGCCTTGGAAATGCCTGTCCATGGAGCTGtgaactgctcccatccctcTGTGCAGCACACCTGGGGTACCACCTGTGAGTTCACCTGTGAGGAAGGATTTACCCTGACAGGACCAGCTACACTGCAGTGTGGGTCTTCTGGGGCCTGGGACAGGCAGCAGCCAGCCTGTGCAG CTGTGAGGTGTGAGGCTATCCCATGGCCAGCTGAAGGCTCTGTGACCTGTGACCATGCTCCTGCAGACCTCACCTCTGGCTCCCGTTGTGATTTCCAGTGCAGTGAGGGATATGTCCTGGATGGGCCATCCAGCACTGAGTGCACGGCACAGGGACAGTGGTCAGAGCCAGTGCCAAAATGCAAAG TCATACAGTGTGAACCACTGAGCTCTCCTGAGAAAGGCTCTATGGATTGCTCCCAGGGGGCTGGGATCTTCACATACAACACCTCCTGCCACTTCAGCTGCCTTGAAGGATGGCGTCTCAATGGCTCTCGTGTTCTTGAGTGCAGCCATTCAGGAAACTGGAGTGCCAGCCTGCCCACATGTGAAG CCTCTGACCAAGCCAGCTACATCTCTGTGGGCATAGCAGCCACTTCTGCCTCTCTGCTGTCCACAGCATCATTCCTCCTTTGGCTTGCAAGGCGCTTCCGGAGAAAAG CAAAGAAATTTATTCCTTACAG GAACTGGCAGGAAACAGCCAGTGAAGGTAGTTTCCAAAGTGCTGGTGAGAATGTCTAA